The Syntrophobotulus glycolicus DSM 8271 DNA window GGAGTTTGGGCAAGGTCAATCTCAAACTCATGAACACCATTTTCCGATGACAATAGCGCCGCGTTTTGAAGCGCCGGCCTAAATCCATTTTCCGTAGTCACAACAACACGAGTCAGATTTCCGGTGATTTTTCTTAATCCATCAAAGTCGCCATCATAGGCGATCTTGCCATCTGCAATCATTAGAATACGTTGCGCCATTTCCTCAAGGTCATCCATGTCATGGCTTGTAACGATGATGGTAACTCCGTCCTCACGATTGATCTTTTTGAGGAAGTCAATCATCTGACGTTTTGCGACAACGTCAAGTCCAAGTGTTGGCTCATCAAGCAAGATGATTTCAGGCGAATGCAATAGCATCATGGCAAGATCGGCCCGCATGCGTTGTCCGAGACTGAGCTCTCTGGCAAATGTTTTGAGCAGCCCGCCGATATCCAGAAGTTCCGTCATCATGGCAAGATTTTTACGGTACAGCGGCTCTGGAATGTTCCACACCACCTTTTTCCACTCAAAACTTTGGATGACCGGATGATCCCACCAAAGTTCGGTGCGATTGCCAAACAACACTCCCAGCTTTGACATCAACTCCCTGCGCTGCTTTTGGGGAGACATGGACAGCACAGAGATTTCGCCGGAAGTGGGCAGCAACATCCCTGACAATAGTTTCATGGTCGTGCTTTTTCCCGCGCCATTCGGCCCGGCATAAGCGACAAATTCTCCTTTTCCAATGTCAAATGCAACATCCGAAAGCGCCGCTATGACTTTCTTCTCGGGCTTAATAAGGTTTCTCAAAATGCCTTTGCCCGAATTGTCCCTTTGCCATTGTGTAAAGTTTTTTGTTACATTGAATAAGCTAACGGCGGAAGCCGTAGGGAACGTATCTGTTAGAGCCTTTTCTGACATAGTCGTTCAGTCCTCTCTTGAAAATATAACTTGCAATAAAAGATAGAATGATCGCATACAGCATGGGATAGTAGGCGCTTAACCCCAGAGGGGGCTTGCCCAAGAGGCATAACGACGGGAACCATGCCATCAATCCTTCGGGGAGAATCGTTAATAGTGGGATTTGAACAAACAGGGGCATCCCAGACAATGGGAATGTGCTCATGAACCATGTTCCTTCTATCGCCGTATAGGAGATTTCTTCAGCGGCTACGGGCGCATAAAACGCCATGCTTGATACGAGATAGGCCCGCGCCACAATAACTGCCATCGTCATCAGCAGATATGCGGCCAGAGATAATATCCAGCCGAACGAAACCTGCAATCCCAATCTGCTGACCGCGATAATCATCAAAATCACGCCGACAACAAAATTGCTGCCGCCCGTAAATGGAGTAAAGCCGCATGTGGCCAATTGTACTTTTATCGGCAAGGGTTGGGTAAACAGGTGCTCAAGCTGTCCTCTCCCGATAATCCTTGAGATATGAATGTTGTTCGCCGAGCCGAACATCATGAAGATGCCGGTTGTCAACGTGGAATAGGCCATCATAAACAACACTTCATCAGCGCTCATCCCACCGATGCCACCAAACCGGACTGAGATTAGAAATACACCGGACACAATAGAGAGATTGGAAATCATATCTGCGCTAATGATGGCCAAGGCATATTTGGTGTCGCGCAGGAGCCATGCCAAATCCATTTTTGCCGATATGCCAAGCAGTTTTATCATGCGTACGAACGTAATTTTATCCGCCATAACTGACCATTCCTTCCTGAGATTTTCGAAACGCAAGTAGGGCCAGCGGCCAAAGAATTAAATTCCAGATAATCTGTAAGGTCATTGTTTCACCTGCGTTCGCCGCCCCTGCAAATATGGATAGCGGCGCCCCACCGAGTGATGCAAAAGGCTGGTACCTCATGGCCTCCGCAAGTCCGAACGGCAATAGGCTAATCGGAATAACTGTTCCTGAAAGAATGGAAACAATCGCCATGCGTATTCGGTAAATCAGCCAGTTCATATTTCTCAGCTTAATGGATAAACACGCGAACAGAAAATCCACAGCAAATCCAAGGGAGATACAAAGCAAGAGGCTGAATAGAAAGTATGGCGATGCCGGCATCAGATTGACGCCCAATAACGGCGAGAAAAACGCCATCGGCAGAGAAAACAACAGCAGCATCGGCATCCAGCCTCCTGCCGTCAGAGCTGCGAGCTGGCCGAGCACCGGAAGCGGTCTGCCGTAGAGCTTCAGCAACACTCCTTCGGAAAGCCATCCGGACGCAGGTGTTTTAACAACCAGCATATCTGCCAGAAGCGCACTGGCGACGGTATATGTGAGCATTTGCTCAAGGGTCATATCAACTTTTGCACCTGACGACATGACCACCTTCCATAAAAAGACCAGAGGAATGAGTGTGGATATCCTGATGATGATGTCCGGCAGCAGATAAATGATGCCACCGTTTGTCTTTTCAAGCGCAGATAACTGCGCGGTTTTCAAATATTTCGTCATATAGAGTTGCTCCTTGTGCGTAATTTTGGACGCAAAAATGCCCGGATATCCGTTTGAATACCCGGGCAACTCACACAGCAGCAAACCTGACTAATCAGGCAAAACTATGATGAGGCAAGAGGCATTCAAAACGGCCAAATTGGGCGTAATTATCCTGTGAAAGCCCAATCCCGGCACAAATAACCGGCAAAAGGGCACAATTCTCCCCTACCGCCGCATTTTTGAATGCATAACCTTTAATGCACTCGCAATAATTTGCAAACACGTTTTCTCGGCTTGCGAATAACGTAGTGTTCATACCTCTCACCACCTTTCATCAACAATTAGACTTAATTTACCATGAGGGGATAATAAAGTCAATTCCCAATTTTCATTCATCAACTCGCTTTTTTGTTTAATATCTTCTTTTCTAAGGCGTAGTATCACTATTTAAAGGTACCACGGCAAGTGTTTTTCCCAGCGGTCGGAGAATTTTTAGGATTGTGGTCAGGTGTGGGGATCCGTATCTCCATTTTCAAGACGAGCAATTACAGGCTGCCGAACACCGCTTAACTCTTCCAATGCCATTTGAGTAATCTGTTGCTCTTGTCTGGCCTGCAATATTTCTCCTACTATTTTTACTTTCAAAGCTATTTCGTCCTGCTCGTCTTCAGTAAGGTTAGACACCAGGTCTTTTCTTAATTCATCCCATTTCATAATTCTTCCTTGCTCCTTTCAAGCCAATATGCAAGATTGCGTTTTGCTTGCTCAATCTCACGGGGAGGAAGTCTTTTGCGTCTTCTTAATACAGTGACGCAGCATCATAAATATATTATCCTTCCAATAGGCGAAGAAGAATCTGTAATTCTTTGGCCGAAGCTCCCATATATCATCCTCAATGTGCTTTACATAGGGCTTTCTGGCCCGGGTTCCATACTCAGCCAACACATCAAAGTACTCAATGATTTTCTTATGGCGAACCCGCTCTTTTTTACTGGTCACGGACTTGCTTTGCAAATCTTTTAAATACTCAATCATAGGTTGTTGGCCAAATTGATTAGAATTTCAAGACCAAAAACACCGGTTGCAAGACAACGTTCGTCACTATTTCTGCTCCTGAGTAGACATCTGATTTAATCCAAGATAATCCATCAGGGCTGTTTGAAACACTTTTGAATAGTTGACTCCTTGAGCCTCTGCCAGTTCCTTCAGCCACGCAGGTATTGTCAGGTTTGTTTTTACGGCCCTATTATCAAGTTCATTTCTTACAATGTCCGGAAAGACAGTAATAGGGGACACCATATAATTGGCCGCTGTGTCAGGATCCACTTGTGGGGATTTAGATGGAGCAGGCACTTCATCTCCATCCTTTTCCATACCGTATATATGCAACCCTAAAGCATCTACAGCTTGCTTTTGTGCCTTTTCAAAATCCTCTCCAAAACTTACACACCCGGGAAGGTCTGGAAAGTAAACACTATAACCTGATTCTGTCGGTTCAAATACCGCTAAATAAGTGAGTTTACGCATAGTTAATATCTCCTTTCTATTGTTCAGGCCAGGGCTTATTTGAGCCCTGCCTGCTTATATATGTTGTTTAGAGTTCCAGGAGCAATATCTCTTTATGACTTGGGACTGTGACCTTACCTGGCTTTGTTGGATGTTTCAGTTGAATATGAGAACCTTCTGTTCTTGCTTCAACTTCTTTCCATCCATCATTATGCAAGATTCTTAATAATTCTATGACGGTCATCTATGCTCCCCTCCCTACAATTAATATTATACGCCTAAATTATACGCATGTAAAGTACTTCGGCTGGCTCCTAAAATTCACGCGCGGGATACGACGAATATATCGCCAATGTCCAACCGCTCACAAAAGGTAAAGGGGCCCCGATATACATATTCTCGGGCGGGTACAGCCTAATTGATGAATATGAAATCATTCCTACGAGACGCAGCACCGGACACGGTACCCTCCTATAGAGATTCTCCGGACCGAAAAACCCATAATAAGTGGTTATCGGCACTGATAATCCCGTTATCGGAGGGCTTCCGGGCCATATTAAACTTCGCTGTGGAATACTACGACCTTCCCAAGAACCCCTGTAACCGGGTGAAGTCCATCGGTAAGAAACGGGCCGATGAAATGAAGTTTTGGACATTAGATCAGTTCAACGAGGTCATCGAGTGCGAAGAGCATCCGGGGTATCATGCCGCCTTTATGACGCTCTACTGGACCGGCATCCGGGAGGGTGAATGCCTTGCTTTAAGCCCCAAAAAGGTACTTGATTCTATCCAATCCTTTGACATCACTGAAACATTCAAGCGCAAAGACGGCGAAGACATCTTCGATGATCCCAAGACCGAAAATAGCGTCCGGGTAGTCTCAATGCCGGACTTCCTATACCAGGAGCTGAAGTATTATATGCAAGCTCTCTATGGCCTGAAAAAGGATGACCGGATTTTCTTCTTCACGAAAACGGCATTAAATAAAGAGCTGGATCGTCTGGCGGAGAAAGCCGGTATCGAACGTATCCGGGTACATGACTTAAGACACTCCCCTGTTGCCTTGCTGATCGAGCTCGGGTACCGGACCCATGCCATCGCCAAACGGATCGGCGATACCCCGGAAGAGGTAGACCGTACCTATGCTCATCTTTATCCAAACAAGGGCCAGGACATCGCCCGGGAACTCAGTAGACATCAAAACGGTATTGTCCGGGACGCTGCACCCCTGGATGACGACGGCGAGGTGTATAACGAGAAAGAGGTCGCCGAAAGTTTGGAAGCTGAGCATGTTTTTCATGATTTAAAGGTAGTTTAAGATATTAGTGCCAAATTAATGCCACGAGACAAAAAACAAAGCCGGAAATCCAGTGTTCATGCTGGTTTCCGGCTTTATCGTGCTTACTCCCATTCAATAATAGAAAGGTGTTTTCCTTTAGTTTCTAATGTTTTTCAGCCTTTTTCATCCCTGTAACACCCTTATTTTCTACCTATTATTTTTATTCTATGAAATTTTCAGTATCATAATAGTATCACTCAATTACCTTACTTCTTGTGCTCCGGTGGGAGTTGATACTGCTGGAGGAACATCTACCACTGCCAGAGTTTTCCCAAGTGGACGCAGAATTTTGAAAATAGTTGAAAGCTGCGGATCCGCTTTGTTATTTTCAATCCGCGCGATATGAGTCTGATTGATTCCACAGAGTGCATCAAGCTCGGCTTGGGTCATTCCCTTTTCTTTTCGGGCAGACAGAATCTCACCCACAAGCTTCACTTGGAAGTCAATTTCATCCTTTTCATCTTGCGACAAGGAGGTCAAACCGTTTTTTACATCATCCCAATTTCTACCGATAGCCATATCACCTGCTCCTTTCCAAAAAATCTTTCAGATTTCGTTTTGCTTGCTCAATCTCTTGCCGCGGCGCTTTTTGGGTTTTCTTTATGTAATGGTGAAGGATAACAAATGTATCCTCTTTCCAGTATGCATAAAAAAACCGATCATTGGTAGGCCGCAGCTCCCAAATATCATCTTCAATGTGCTTTGATGCCGGCAGACCAGCCCGAGAACCATACATTTTCAGCAACTCAAAATATTGGTATATTTTTTTGAGCCGAATACGACTGTCTTTGCTCGTTAGGGCCTTCAAATCCAAATCATCAATATATTCAGTAACCGGCGATTTGCCGCTTTTGTCCTCGTAAATTATTACGATGAACATCCTTAGTGTTCCCCACCTTCTACACTATATAACTAATTCGTTCTTTTTGTCAATGATTGGAACCAATTAGTTCTTTTTTATTTCTACGACATCTTCAATGTTGCAATCGAGAGCAATGCATATCTTTTCTAATACCGCCAGTGCCACATATTCGTTCTTGCTGAGCTTTGCAAGGGTAGCGGTAGAAAATCCTGCGGCTTTCGCCAATTCCAGCTTGTTCATTTTTTTATCAATGAGCTTCTTCCATAGCGGATCATACGATAAAGCCATATAATCACCTCCACGCTTATCCTACCACATATGTTTTACTATATCAAAATATTTTTTTATATTCTCTCAAAAAAGTATTGACATCCCTTGCTTGATGCTGTAATATGAAACATAATATAAAGCAAAAGAATATTTTAATAAAACAAAATATACCGTAGGGAACACAAAATGTCAACGAAGCAGCAAGAGCGAGCAGCTTCTCCAGCGCCTCGACCGTGAGCAGGAGTGGAAACCTTACGAAAGCGACCGTAATGTAAAGCAGGCCGATTATGAAAGATTAACGGATAATGACATTGAGCCCAATCTATTTGATGAATACCTTACATTAAGCCAATTAGCCTCAGCTCTGGAAGTATCCGAACAATTACTGGAATATAAAATAAAATACTGACCGGGAGAATAACGATGAAATCAAGATTGTTAATAGCCTTGGTTGTTTTAATTTTCACTTTCATGGCCTTGAGCGGCTGCTCAAAAGAGAATCCACCGGCGGCTGATCCGGGAGTTACCCAGCCGGAGGCAAACTACAGTATCAAATATGAAGTTATAAACGACCAGGACTACGGCACGGACCTGAAAAATCATTCGTTCCGGGTCGTCGTGGCCGCCGATGCATCCGATGACCAGCTGCTTTGGTTGTTCAAT harbors:
- a CDS encoding ABC transporter ATP-binding protein; the encoded protein is MSEKALTDTFPTASAVSLFNVTKNFTQWQRDNSGKGILRNLIKPEKKVIAALSDVAFDIGKGEFVAYAGPNGAGKSTTMKLLSGMLLPTSGEISVLSMSPQKQRRELMSKLGVLFGNRTELWWDHPVIQSFEWKKVVWNIPEPLYRKNLAMMTELLDIGGLLKTFARELSLGQRMRADLAMMLLHSPEIILLDEPTLGLDVVAKRQMIDFLKKINREDGVTIIVTSHDMDDLEEMAQRILMIADGKIAYDGDFDGLRKITGNLTRVVVTTENGFRPALQNAALLSSENGVHEFEIDLAQTPIKTLMRLLSEFDGVCDVEIKKAPIEQVIASVYSSWK
- a CDS encoding ABC transporter permease, coding for MADKITFVRMIKLLGISAKMDLAWLLRDTKYALAIISADMISNLSIVSGVFLISVRFGGIGGMSADEVLFMMAYSTLTTGIFMMFGSANNIHISRIIGRGQLEHLFTQPLPIKVQLATCGFTPFTGGSNFVVGVILMIIAVSRLGLQVSFGWILSLAAYLLMTMAVIVARAYLVSSMAFYAPVAAEEISYTAIEGTWFMSTFPLSGMPLFVQIPLLTILPEGLMAWFPSLCLLGKPPLGLSAYYPMLYAIILSFIASYIFKRGLNDYVRKGSNRYVPYGFRR
- a CDS encoding helix-turn-helix domain-containing protein; this translates as MKWDELRKDLVSNLTEDEQDEIALKVKIVGEILQARQEQQITQMALEELSGVRQPVIARLENGDTDPHT
- a CDS encoding type II toxin-antitoxin system RelE/ParE family toxin, whose amino-acid sequence is MIEYLKDLQSKSVTSKKERVRHKKIIEYFDVLAEYGTRARKPYVKHIEDDIWELRPKNYRFFFAYWKDNIFMMLRHCIKKTQKTSSP
- a CDS encoding type II toxin-antitoxin system HicB family antitoxin, whose translation is MRKLTYLAVFEPTESGYSVYFPDLPGCVSFGEDFEKAQKQAVDALGLHIYGMEKDGDEVPAPSKSPQVDPDTAANYMVSPITVFPDIVRNELDNRAVKTNLTIPAWLKELAEAQGVNYSKVFQTALMDYLGLNQMSTQEQK
- a CDS encoding type II toxin-antitoxin system HicA family toxin, which encodes MTVIELLRILHNDGWKEVEARTEGSHIQLKHPTKPGKVTVPSHKEILLLEL
- a CDS encoding site-specific integrase, translating into MNMKSFLRDAAPDTVPSYRDSPDRKTHNKWLSALIIPLSEGFRAILNFAVEYYDLPKNPCNRVKSIGKKRADEMKFWTLDQFNEVIECEEHPGYHAAFMTLYWTGIREGECLALSPKKVLDSIQSFDITETFKRKDGEDIFDDPKTENSVRVVSMPDFLYQELKYYMQALYGLKKDDRIFFFTKTALNKELDRLAEKAGIERIRVHDLRHSPVALLIELGYRTHAIAKRIGDTPEEVDRTYAHLYPNKGQDIARELSRHQNGIVRDAAPLDDDGEVYNEKEVAESLEAEHVFHDLKVV
- a CDS encoding helix-turn-helix transcriptional regulator; this translates as MAIGRNWDDVKNGLTSLSQDEKDEIDFQVKLVGEILSARKEKGMTQAELDALCGINQTHIARIENNKADPQLSTIFKILRPLGKTLAVVDVPPAVSTPTGAQEVR
- a CDS encoding type II toxin-antitoxin system RelE/ParE family toxin, which gives rise to MFIVIIYEDKSGKSPVTEYIDDLDLKALTSKDSRIRLKKIYQYFELLKMYGSRAGLPASKHIEDDIWELRPTNDRFFYAYWKEDTFVILHHYIKKTQKAPRQEIEQAKRNLKDFLERSR
- a CDS encoding helix-turn-helix domain-containing protein codes for the protein MALSYDPLWKKLIDKKMNKLELAKAAGFSTATLAKLSKNEYVALAVLEKICIALDCNIEDVVEIKKN